A region from the Alkalihalophilus pseudofirmus genome encodes:
- the yunB gene encoding sporulation protein YunB has product MRAMRRFRPRRTGLFPFRYVLLLSFVIFIALTLQGLWIIEKGIRPTLMEIARTEARVIATKAINDAVSKKIVSDLHQDKLFITNSENKIQFNTQVYNKVVSEATNRVQRHLKAIEEGRVFDVEIELEDAEAISTSDGGIIYVIPLGQATNNALLAHLGPKIPVRFSAIGDVKTDLNYGVINTGINNTTLSVNFDVIVDAKIVIPFATQTEAVKTTVPIGLITIQGEVPEYYSEGGGMILPAGSSGN; this is encoded by the coding sequence ATGAGAGCTATGAGAAGATTCAGACCTCGAAGAACAGGCCTGTTCCCATTTCGTTATGTTCTGTTACTTTCTTTTGTTATTTTTATTGCTTTAACTTTACAAGGTTTATGGATCATCGAAAAGGGGATTCGTCCAACTTTGATGGAAATCGCGAGAACTGAGGCAAGGGTCATTGCAACTAAAGCAATTAATGATGCCGTCTCAAAGAAAATTGTGTCTGATCTCCATCAGGATAAGTTATTTATTACAAACTCTGAAAATAAGATCCAATTTAATACCCAAGTTTATAATAAGGTAGTATCGGAAGCGACCAACCGTGTACAAAGACATTTGAAAGCGATAGAGGAGGGTAGGGTGTTTGACGTAGAAATTGAATTGGAAGACGCTGAAGCGATTAGTACATCAGACGGAGGTATTATTTATGTCATTCCTTTAGGTCAAGCAACTAATAATGCATTGTTAGCTCATTTAGGTCCAAAGATACCTGTTAGATTCTCTGCAATTGGAGACGTTAAGACAGATCTTAATTATGGTGTAATAAATACGGGAATAAACAACACCACACTGTCGGTAAATTTTGATGTTATAGTAGATGCTAAAATAGTAATCCCTTTTGCGACTCAAACCGAAGCCGTTAAAACAACGGTTCCTATAGGGTTAATAACTATACAAGGAGAAGTACCCGAATACTATTCAGAAGGTGGGGGGATGATTTTGCCAGCAGGTTCTAGTGGGAATTAG